A genomic segment from Ornithorhynchus anatinus isolate Pmale09 chromosome 16, mOrnAna1.pri.v4, whole genome shotgun sequence encodes:
- the LOC100087823 gene encoding BTB/POZ domain-containing protein 16 isoform X1: MSVFQCLRLHGITSSKHLEDLRHINFFPQTWLTRILSNHYHALENGGDMAFQRDFSTQAVRFGLLIKEEPKYCSEIVSLYGFFFQIKAVRHEASSYSFYMQRVKYTDPILSFFTSERSPVSMRQEREVKYEIKAQALIDGKWQEFSTYQLTQKFGITKPSCRSQVLKARITTVPIYVTFAILFPVS; encoded by the exons ATGTCTGTGTTTCAGTGCCTGCGTTTACATGGCATTACATCAA GTAAACACCTGGAGGATTTAAGGCACATTAACTTCTTCCCACAAACATGGCTCACCCGGATTCTGTCCAATCATTACCATGCA CTTGAGAATGGTGGAGACATGGCATTCCAAAGAGATTTTTCCACTCAAGCTGTCAGATTTGGTCTGTTAATTAAGGAG GAGCCAAAATATTGCTCGGAAATTGTTTCCTTGTATGGATTCTTCTTTCAAATTAAGGCAGTCAGACATGAAGCATCATCCTATAGCTTTTACATGCAG AGAGTCAAATACACAGACCCAATATTATCCTTCTTTACATCTGAGCGTAGTCCTGTAAGCATGAGACAAGAACGAGAAGTAAAATATGAAATAAAAGCCCAGGCCTTGATCGATGGGAAATGGCAAGAATTCAGCACCTATCAGCTCACCCAAAAGTTTGGCATTACGAAGCCATCCTGCAGAAGCCAA GTCTTGAAAGCACGAATCACGACCGTTCCGATCTACGTGACATTCGCCATCCTTTTCCCAGTATCTTGA
- the LOC100087823 gene encoding BTB/POZ domain-containing protein 16 isoform X2, translated as MSVFQCLRLHGITSSKHLEDLRHINFFPQTWLTRILSNHYHALENGGDMAFQRDFSTQAVRFGLLIKERVKYTDPILSFFTSERSPVSMRQEREVKYEIKAQALIDGKWQEFSTYQLTQKFGITKPSCRSQVLKARITTVPIYVTFAILFPVS; from the exons ATGTCTGTGTTTCAGTGCCTGCGTTTACATGGCATTACATCAA GTAAACACCTGGAGGATTTAAGGCACATTAACTTCTTCCCACAAACATGGCTCACCCGGATTCTGTCCAATCATTACCATGCA CTTGAGAATGGTGGAGACATGGCATTCCAAAGAGATTTTTCCACTCAAGCTGTCAGATTTGGTCTGTTAATTAAGGAG AGAGTCAAATACACAGACCCAATATTATCCTTCTTTACATCTGAGCGTAGTCCTGTAAGCATGAGACAAGAACGAGAAGTAAAATATGAAATAAAAGCCCAGGCCTTGATCGATGGGAAATGGCAAGAATTCAGCACCTATCAGCTCACCCAAAAGTTTGGCATTACGAAGCCATCCTGCAGAAGCCAA GTCTTGAAAGCACGAATCACGACCGTTCCGATCTACGTGACATTCGCCATCCTTTTCCCAGTATCTTGA